In the genome of Terribacillus sp. FSL K6-0262, one region contains:
- the addB gene encoding helicase-exonuclease AddAB subunit AddB has protein sequence MGVRFIVGRSGAGKSRACLDEIAAKLNEDPMGPNIFYLVPDQMTFQQEQALIRQTGVEGSIRAQVYSLSRLAWYILQETGGATKQFISSTGIQMMLRKITEERKSDWNVFQKAIEKNGFMGQLESMITELKRYRVTPELLHAQIQEMEQFQLPHSPERTLRDKLEDISYIYDRLTALLRDKYIDSEDQLQVLASKIPLSRSVKGAEIYLDGFHQFTPQELEVIGALMTEAEQVTVTLTLDAANRQDVDELDLFARTHDTFLQIKQTAQERNVPITSIEQLSPEEGRFGHNPAFLHLEKHFETRPAPSLKGEVPVTLAQAVHPRAEVEGVAQEIITLVREKGYRYQDIALLLRQADVYHELIETVFKDYHIPVFIDQKKPMIHHPLLELIRSGMEVVDGNWRYEAVFRVLKTGFIPSSDEVYPLTEEAIDELENYCLEYGIRSRDRWLQKEDWIFQRFRGFESTRQTDKELETQKRINHYRRQVAEAMKKFDRKLREGKTFRERSIAVYDWLEQLKVPQRLEEMQVTFDERGELERAREQDQVWDAVLQLLDEAVEIVGEERVSLQVFRHTMETGFESLEFAHIPPSLDQVIVGTIDHSKVSGLKCAFLLGVNEGVWPMKPRNDGLISEEDREVLAVYGLQLAAGSKRQLLDESFYMYLAFTAASERLWVSYPISDQEGKAKMASSLVQRMKDLFDWCCDERMLQDPEDSLDTARFVATIDQTRSALTTQLARKLRSYPIHPIWDSVLNWFIRQESAGELTGRILQSLFYRNEAEDLKEETKEQLFPKKVKASVSRLETYYRCSYQHFAKYSLGLENRRTYKLDAPDIGQLFHEALKQITDWVQLEGRDYAQLNRNDAAGYAKRAMGNLAPVLQNQILHSSNRFKYIQQKLQEIIARAAYTLSEQARQSKFSPVGLELDFGEDKTLPPIEIALPNGYDVQLRGRIDRVDKAIEQEELFLRIIDYKSSSKALNLTEVYYGLALQMLAYLDVVLSHSEEWLGLKATPAGVLYFHVHNPLISQSSRSQVDIEEEIFKKFKMQGMLLEQESVARMMDTSLESGMSKIIPAGLKKDGGFRAGSQTADEDTFRALQQHTRFLMEQAGLDITNGGVHLNPYRHHDQSACTFCEFKAVCQFDASLAGNKYRAIKDMKDDEVLNSIKKEVERHGEVD, from the coding sequence ATGGGTGTACGTTTTATCGTCGGCCGGTCTGGGGCAGGGAAAAGCCGGGCTTGTCTGGATGAGATAGCAGCCAAATTGAACGAAGATCCGATGGGGCCGAATATATTTTATCTCGTTCCGGATCAGATGACTTTTCAGCAGGAGCAGGCGCTGATCAGACAAACCGGCGTAGAGGGCAGCATCCGCGCACAAGTGTACAGCTTGTCGCGGTTGGCTTGGTATATTCTGCAGGAGACAGGCGGTGCGACCAAGCAGTTCATCAGCTCGACCGGTATCCAGATGATGCTCCGGAAAATCACCGAGGAACGGAAATCCGACTGGAATGTCTTCCAAAAAGCGATCGAGAAGAATGGTTTCATGGGGCAGCTGGAAAGCATGATCACAGAGCTGAAGCGATATCGGGTTACGCCGGAGCTTCTTCATGCCCAAATACAGGAAATGGAGCAGTTTCAGCTGCCGCACTCCCCGGAACGCACGCTTCGGGATAAGCTGGAGGATATCAGTTATATATACGATCGTCTGACCGCGCTATTGCGCGATAAATATATTGACAGCGAGGATCAGCTGCAAGTATTGGCTTCCAAAATCCCGCTGTCGCGGTCTGTGAAAGGGGCGGAAATCTATCTGGATGGTTTCCATCAATTCACGCCGCAGGAGCTGGAGGTAATCGGTGCCCTGATGACGGAAGCCGAGCAAGTCACCGTGACACTTACATTGGACGCAGCGAACCGTCAGGATGTAGATGAGCTTGATTTGTTCGCCCGCACACACGATACATTTCTTCAAATCAAACAGACGGCACAGGAGCGGAATGTTCCGATCACCTCCATCGAGCAGCTGAGCCCGGAGGAGGGACGTTTTGGCCATAACCCTGCCTTCCTGCATTTGGAGAAGCATTTTGAAACTCGCCCCGCACCATCACTGAAAGGGGAAGTACCGGTCACGCTGGCGCAGGCAGTCCATCCGAGGGCGGAGGTCGAAGGGGTGGCGCAGGAAATCATCACACTTGTACGGGAGAAGGGCTATCGTTATCAGGACATAGCATTGCTTTTGAGACAGGCGGATGTGTACCACGAGCTGATTGAAACGGTGTTCAAGGATTATCATATTCCAGTATTCATCGATCAGAAAAAGCCGATGATCCACCATCCGCTGCTGGAATTGATCCGTTCCGGAATGGAAGTGGTCGATGGGAATTGGCGTTATGAGGCCGTGTTCCGCGTCTTGAAGACCGGCTTCATCCCATCAAGCGATGAAGTCTATCCGCTGACGGAAGAAGCGATAGATGAATTGGAGAATTACTGTCTGGAATATGGCATCCGCTCCAGGGATCGCTGGCTGCAAAAAGAAGATTGGATCTTCCAGCGGTTCCGCGGCTTTGAATCGACCCGGCAGACGGATAAGGAATTGGAAACGCAGAAACGGATCAATCATTATCGCCGGCAGGTAGCTGAAGCGATGAAGAAATTCGATCGGAAGCTGCGGGAGGGCAAGACATTCCGTGAACGCTCGATTGCGGTTTACGATTGGCTGGAACAGCTGAAAGTGCCGCAGCGCCTGGAAGAAATGCAAGTCACTTTCGATGAGCGTGGTGAATTGGAAAGGGCAAGGGAACAAGACCAGGTCTGGGATGCCGTGCTCCAGCTGCTGGATGAAGCCGTGGAGATAGTCGGCGAAGAGCGCGTTTCCCTGCAAGTATTCCGTCATACGATGGAAACCGGCTTCGAATCGCTGGAATTCGCCCATATCCCGCCCAGTCTGGATCAGGTGATCGTCGGGACAATCGATCATAGCAAGGTGAGCGGATTGAAATGTGCGTTCCTGCTTGGGGTCAACGAGGGTGTGTGGCCGATGAAGCCCAGGAATGACGGACTCATCAGTGAAGAGGATCGGGAAGTACTGGCGGTATACGGTTTGCAGCTTGCAGCAGGGAGCAAGCGCCAGCTCCTGGATGAAAGCTTTTATATGTATCTCGCTTTTACGGCAGCAAGTGAACGGCTTTGGGTAAGCTATCCGATCAGTGATCAGGAAGGAAAGGCGAAAATGGCGTCTTCGCTCGTACAGCGCATGAAGGATTTATTCGATTGGTGCTGCGATGAGCGTATGCTTCAGGATCCGGAGGACAGCCTGGATACGGCCCGCTTTGTTGCAACCATCGATCAGACCCGGTCTGCGCTTACGACGCAGCTTGCCCGTAAATTGCGCAGCTATCCGATCCATCCGATCTGGGATAGCGTGCTCAACTGGTTCATTCGCCAGGAAAGCGCAGGTGAATTGACGGGAAGGATCCTTCAAAGCCTCTTTTACCGAAATGAGGCAGAAGATTTGAAGGAAGAGACAAAGGAGCAGCTTTTCCCGAAAAAGGTGAAAGCAAGTGTATCCCGCCTGGAAACTTACTATCGATGTTCCTATCAGCATTTCGCCAAGTACAGTCTCGGTTTGGAAAACAGACGGACGTACAAATTGGACGCCCCGGATATCGGTCAGCTTTTCCATGAGGCATTGAAGCAAATCACCGATTGGGTGCAGCTGGAGGGCAGGGATTATGCGCAGCTTAATCGAAACGATGCCGCTGGTTACGCGAAGCGGGCAATGGGGAATCTCGCGCCTGTGCTGCAGAACCAGATACTCCATAGCTCCAACCGCTTCAAGTACATCCAGCAGAAGCTGCAGGAAATCATTGCACGGGCTGCCTATACACTGAGTGAGCAGGCAAGGCAAAGCAAGTTCTCCCCTGTCGGGCTTGAGCTTGATTTCGGCGAGGACAAGACACTGCCTCCGATTGAGATCGCACTGCCAAACGGCTATGATGTGCAGCTGAGGGGACGGATCGACAGGGTTGACAAGGCGATCGAACAGGAAGAACTGTTCCTTCGCATAATCGATTATAAATCCAGCAGCAAGGCGCTGAATCTGACCGAGGTGTACTATGGTCTGGCTCTGCAGATGCTCGCCTATCTGGATGTTGTCCTATCACATTCAGAGGAATGGCTAGGTCTCAAGGCGACTCCTGCGGGGGTGCTGTATTTCCATGTGCACAACCCGCTGATATCTCAATCAAGCAGGTCGCAGGTTGATATCGAAGAAGAGATTTTCAAGAAATTCAAAATGCAAGGCATGCTTCTTGAGCAGGAATCGGTTGCCCGGATGATGGATACATCACTCGAATCGGGTATGAGTAAAATCATCCCGGCTGGCCTGAAGAAGGATGGCGGGTTCAGGGCAGGATCCCAGACGGCGGATGAAGACACGTTCCGCGCCCTGCAGCAGCATACCAGATTTTTGATGGAGCAAGCGGGATTGGATATCACCAATGGCGGCGTGCATTTGAATCCATATCGGCACCATGATCAAAGTGCTTGTACATTCTGTGAATTCAAGGCGGTTTGCCAGTTCGATGCATCACTTGCCGGTAATAAATATCGTGCCATCAAGGATATGAAGGATGACGAAGTGCTGAACAGCATCAAGAAGGAGGTGGAGCGACATGGTGAAGTGGACTGA
- a CDS encoding competence protein ComK, giving the protein MQQIEQSPAVAELTPLTMAVLPKVLENGQPGCEVLETENSFTFRASPSKFIDVACKFYGSSLKGRQAGVKEICGITHKAPISVDPVSGMYFFPTSSPLAHTCSWISHSHIKRIEAAAHQRTSLTFKNGHTLILDVSYGSMMNQVQRTAQYRFLLDKRIRHLWKYSGDQIAEPFV; this is encoded by the coding sequence ATGCAGCAGATTGAACAGAGCCCGGCTGTGGCTGAACTTACTCCTCTTACAATGGCAGTGCTTCCGAAGGTTCTTGAAAACGGACAGCCTGGCTGTGAGGTGCTCGAGACAGAGAACAGTTTCACTTTTCGTGCCTCTCCCAGCAAATTCATCGATGTGGCCTGCAAGTTCTATGGAAGCAGCTTGAAGGGCAGACAGGCTGGGGTGAAGGAAATTTGCGGAATAACGCATAAAGCCCCGATATCCGTTGACCCCGTCAGCGGTATGTACTTCTTTCCCACTTCTTCTCCTCTTGCCCACACATGCTCCTGGATTTCACATTCCCATATCAAGCGGATTGAAGCCGCAGCCCATCAGCGTACAAGCCTTACTTTCAAGAATGGTCACACACTTATCCTGGATGTGTCGTATGGATCGATGATGAATCAGGTCCAGCGTACTGCGCAATACCGTTTCCTGCTGGATAAGCGGATCAGGCATTTGTGGAAGTACAGCGGGGATCAGATAGCAGAGCCTTTTGTGTGA
- the lepB gene encoding signal peptidase I has protein sequence MKKKKRWRFFFLFAGIVLLLVCFREWVFADYRVEGESMEPTLQDGNFLMVNKFRNDADSIRRFDVIVFHATEDEDYVKRVIGMPGDTLEVRNDRLFVNGEYRPEHYLEAYKDDIDGRLTYDFTLEDVTGQTTVPDGMLFVMGDNRRDSLDSRAFGFIPIEQVVGKVDAQFWPMSATGLGA, from the coding sequence ATGAAAAAGAAAAAACGTTGGAGGTTTTTCTTCCTGTTTGCCGGCATCGTGCTTTTGCTCGTCTGTTTCAGGGAATGGGTCTTTGCGGATTATCGGGTGGAAGGGGAGTCGATGGAGCCTACCTTGCAGGATGGCAACTTCCTGATGGTGAACAAATTCAGGAACGATGCAGATAGTATTCGGCGTTTTGATGTCATCGTCTTTCATGCAACCGAAGATGAGGATTATGTCAAACGAGTGATTGGAATGCCTGGTGATACACTGGAAGTGAGGAATGACAGGCTGTTCGTGAATGGGGAATACCGCCCGGAGCATTATCTGGAAGCCTATAAGGATGATATCGATGGTCGATTGACGTATGATTTTACATTGGAGGATGTGACCGGGCAAACGACTGTACCGGATGGAATGCTGTTCGTCATGGGGGATAATCGCCGCGACAGCCTGGACAGCCGTGCATTTGGTTTCATTCCGATTGAACAGGTTGTCGGGAAGGTGGATGCCCAATTCTGGCCAATGTCTGCAACGGGCCTTGGTGCTTAG
- a CDS encoding TVP38/TMEM64 family protein, whose product MVLGFGWNDLMEMFRNGTWDDYVKSLLDRYENLGPIPGILLPYFEAFLPFLPLVVFVLTNTVAYGLLWGFLYSWIGTSLGAITVFWLIRRYRHTRVINWLRHNKQVKRITEWLDRHGFGPLFILLCFPFSPSAIINVVAGLSRISLQQFALAVFLGKALMIFSIAYIGDSLTSFAENPIKTVVVAVAIILFWMIGKYVEGRLKKNGKQEQSDKD is encoded by the coding sequence ATGGTCTTAGGTTTTGGATGGAACGATTTGATGGAAATGTTCCGCAATGGAACATGGGACGACTATGTAAAATCCCTGCTGGATCGATATGAGAATCTGGGTCCTATACCCGGCATATTGCTTCCTTATTTTGAAGCTTTCCTGCCGTTTTTGCCGCTTGTTGTATTCGTGCTTACGAATACGGTGGCGTACGGCCTGCTATGGGGCTTCCTGTATTCATGGATTGGCACGTCACTTGGTGCGATCACGGTCTTTTGGCTGATACGGCGCTACCGCCATACACGGGTGATCAATTGGCTGCGTCATAATAAACAAGTTAAGAGAATAACGGAATGGCTGGATCGTCATGGTTTCGGTCCGCTATTCATTTTATTATGCTTCCCATTTTCCCCGTCGGCTATCATCAATGTCGTTGCCGGGTTATCGAGAATCAGCTTGCAGCAATTCGCGCTGGCAGTATTTCTCGGTAAGGCACTGATGATCTTCTCGATTGCTTATATCGGGGACAGTCTGACATCTTTTGCGGAAAATCCGATCAAGACTGTCGTTGTCGCCGTTGCCATCATCCTGTTTTGGATGATCGGCAAGTACGTGGAAGGAAGATTGAAGAAGAACGGCAAGCAGGAGCAGTCCGATAAGGATTGA